In Trichocoleus desertorum NBK24, the following are encoded in one genomic region:
- a CDS encoding NAD(P)/FAD-dependent oxidoreductase has translation MMYCKKDRLADQPETLPTPFLGINPIRICILGGGFGGLYTALYLQRTLGKKFKNYQIRLVEPKDHFLFTPLLYELVTGELQTWEIAPTYQQLLAHTNVELWQEAVSNVNLAHRRVQLQNGESLAYDYLVLAVGGETRLDTIPGAIEHASPFRSLADAVHLKEKLRFLEASEQNKIRVTVVGGGPNGVELACKLADRLKARGQVRLIERGDRILKTFSAASRAVAYKALRRRGVQIELETGIEAIAAQHLTLVHQEQTRTIETDLVLWTAGTQTLDWVKDLPCQQNSQGQLLTSPTLQLADYPEVFALGDLATIQTAGRQPVPATAQAAYQQASCAARNLRAVITGRALHSFRYLHLGEMLTLGSKSAVVSSFGLTLQGAIACVVRHWIYLQRMPTLRHRLRVIRHWLASGLLRCLPTPTRQPIRQAWKRLTRRSRRTIAHYPRRLPY, from the coding sequence ATGATGTACTGCAAAAAAGATAGGCTTGCAGATCAACCTGAAACACTTCCTACCCCTTTTCTAGGCATCAATCCTATCCGGATTTGCATTTTGGGAGGAGGATTTGGGGGGCTTTATACCGCCTTATACTTACAGCGCACTCTAGGCAAGAAGTTCAAAAATTATCAAATTAGGCTGGTTGAGCCGAAAGATCATTTTCTGTTTACACCGCTCCTTTATGAACTGGTGACAGGGGAACTCCAAACTTGGGAAATTGCCCCCACTTATCAACAACTTCTGGCTCACACTAACGTTGAGCTGTGGCAGGAAGCGGTTTCCAACGTTAATTTAGCGCACCGTCGTGTCCAACTTCAGAATGGTGAATCCCTAGCCTATGACTACTTGGTTTTGGCAGTAGGTGGAGAAACGCGACTTGACACCATTCCGGGTGCAATTGAACATGCTTCTCCTTTTCGCTCCCTAGCTGATGCAGTGCATTTAAAGGAGAAACTTCGTTTTTTGGAGGCATCTGAGCAAAACAAAATCCGAGTGACGGTTGTTGGCGGAGGCCCAAATGGCGTAGAACTCGCTTGTAAGCTGGCAGATCGCTTAAAGGCCAGAGGGCAGGTGCGGTTAATCGAGCGGGGCGATCGCATCCTGAAAACCTTTTCGGCGGCAAGTCGAGCAGTGGCCTACAAAGCGCTGCGACGCAGAGGGGTACAGATTGAGTTGGAAACTGGGATCGAGGCGATCGCGGCCCAGCACCTGACACTCGTTCATCAAGAGCAAACTCGCACAATCGAGACAGATCTAGTGTTATGGACTGCTGGAACTCAAACTCTAGATTGGGTAAAAGATCTGCCTTGCCAACAGAATTCGCAGGGACAACTGCTCACATCACCCACCCTGCAATTGGCAGATTATCCAGAAGTATTTGCGCTAGGAGATCTGGCAACAATTCAAACGGCAGGACGACAGCCAGTTCCCGCTACCGCTCAAGCGGCTTACCAACAAGCGAGTTGTGCCGCTCGCAATCTCCGCGCCGTGATCACAGGGAGAGCCTTGCATTCTTTCCGCTATCTGCATTTAGGAGAGATGTTGACGTTGGGCAGCAAATCAGCCGTGGTCTCAAGTTTCGGTCTTACCTTGCAGGGAGCGATCGCCTGTGTGGTTCGGCATTGGATTTACTTACAGCGAATGCCAACCCTGCGCCATCGTCTCCGTGTCATCAGACATTGGCTTGCTAGCGGTCTCCTGCGGTGCTTGCCAACTCCCACCCGCCAACCTATTCGCCAAGCTTGGAAGCGGTTAACCAGGCGATCGCGACGAACCATAGCTCACTATCCCCGACGTTTGCCTTACTAA
- a CDS encoding fatty acyl-AMP ligase has translation MPQCLSQPTVEFSTLIKLLRWRSQQQPDQQAYTFLIDGKTEGPALTYAELDRQARSIGALLQQHQAQGERALLLYPQGLEVLAAFCGCLYAGVIAIPVPPPDGSRLKRTLPRLRAIVKDAQASIVLTTSRIFDILANAGLEFPEFQSMRWIDTEQVDLSLADQWQDPDVDSNTLAYLQYTSGSTSTPKGVMISHKNLMFHSAYLQRACGYTPESVSVTWMPYFHDYGLVEGLTQPLYNGTPCYVMSPFAFIKQPVRWLQAISRYGATHSQAPNFAYDQCVRRVTPTQLETLDLRTWQGAGNAAEPINPRVMENFYEKFAPCGFQWHAFAPAYGLAEATLLVSTSPVNTSPVICTVEAAAIEKNRIVIAPPNQQEGSRTIASCGQLVCETQVAIANPQTLNRCAVDEVGEIWVSDPGVAQGYWQRPEDTATTFQAYLSDSGEGPFLRTGDLGFILDGELFITGRIKDLIIIRGTNHYPQDIEWTVQEVHPALRPDYGAAFSVEFEGEERLIVVQEVERQAQNLDVDEVIAEIRQAIAEQHELQVYAVVLVKPGNVLKTSSGKIQRQACRSSFLAGELEVLADWSENPQIRSNFRHLQGDVNSLLQRIQPTH, from the coding sequence ATGCCCCAATGTCTTTCTCAACCCACTGTTGAGTTTTCTACATTAATCAAGTTGCTGCGTTGGCGATCGCAGCAGCAGCCTGATCAGCAAGCTTATACGTTTTTGATTGATGGCAAGACAGAAGGCCCAGCACTAACCTACGCTGAATTGGATCGTCAGGCCCGATCAATTGGCGCTTTGCTGCAACAGCATCAAGCTCAGGGAGAGCGAGCCTTACTGCTATATCCACAAGGACTAGAAGTACTTGCGGCTTTTTGTGGGTGTCTCTATGCGGGCGTGATTGCGATTCCAGTGCCGCCACCTGATGGTAGTCGGCTAAAGCGCACCCTACCTCGTTTACGCGCGATCGTTAAGGATGCACAGGCTTCGATTGTACTGACCACCAGCCGCATTTTTGATATTTTGGCAAATGCGGGGTTGGAGTTTCCTGAGTTTCAAAGCATGCGTTGGATTGACACTGAGCAAGTTGATCTCAGCTTGGCAGATCAGTGGCAAGACCCTGACGTTGACAGCAATACTCTTGCTTATCTGCAATATACTTCTGGCTCAACTTCCACACCCAAAGGGGTGATGATCAGCCATAAGAATTTAATGTTTCACTCGGCCTATCTGCAAAGGGCTTGTGGATATACCCCAGAGAGTGTGAGCGTCACTTGGATGCCCTACTTTCACGATTACGGCTTGGTGGAAGGGCTAACTCAACCGCTTTACAACGGTACCCCTTGCTATGTGATGTCACCGTTTGCTTTTATCAAGCAACCTGTCCGGTGGCTGCAAGCCATCTCTCGCTATGGTGCCACCCATAGCCAAGCTCCTAACTTTGCTTACGATCAGTGTGTCCGACGAGTTACTCCTACTCAACTAGAAACGCTGGATCTCAGGACTTGGCAAGGAGCAGGCAACGCTGCCGAACCGATTAACCCCAGAGTGATGGAGAACTTCTACGAAAAGTTTGCTCCCTGCGGGTTTCAATGGCACGCCTTTGCCCCAGCATACGGGCTCGCTGAAGCAACCTTGCTAGTTTCCACCAGCCCTGTCAACACATCGCCTGTAATTTGTACGGTTGAGGCAGCAGCGATCGAGAAGAATCGCATTGTGATTGCACCGCCTAACCAACAAGAAGGATCCCGAACCATTGCTAGTTGTGGGCAGTTAGTCTGCGAAACTCAAGTGGCGATCGCCAATCCTCAAACCCTAAATCGTTGTGCAGTAGATGAGGTGGGAGAAATCTGGGTATCAGACCCCGGTGTAGCTCAAGGATATTGGCAACGACCAGAGGACACTGCTACTACCTTCCAAGCTTACTTAAGTGATAGCGGTGAAGGCCCTTTTCTGCGCACCGGTGATTTAGGGTTCATCCTGGATGGGGAGTTATTTATCACGGGTCGAATCAAAGACTTGATCATTATCCGAGGCACCAACCACTATCCTCAGGATATTGAATGGACTGTTCAGGAAGTTCATCCAGCCTTGCGTCCCGACTACGGTGCTGCGTTCTCGGTTGAGTTTGAAGGAGAAGAAAGGCTGATTGTGGTGCAAGAAGTAGAGCGACAAGCCCAAAACTTGGATGTAGATGAAGTTATTGCCGAAATTCGGCAGGCGATCGCTGAGCAACATGAGCTGCAAGTTTATGCAGTGGTTCTAGTAAAACCAGGCAATGTCCTCAAAACCTCCAGTGGCAAGATTCAGCGTCAAGCTTGCCGATCTAGCTTCTTAGCTGGAGAACTAGAAGTTTTAGCAGACTGGAGCGAGAATCCGCAGATTCGGTCGAACTTCCGTCATTTACAAGGAGATGTCAACTCTCTCCTACAACGCATACAACCCACCCACTAA
- a CDS encoding LA_3751/LA_3752 family putative glycosyltransferase produces MISKSDLRAKEFLGKETRKAPRFSIPLIVIFVGILFSLCLQTLVPNDVFYSGDGGLKALLAQQFSAGSFHFDLRLPVNTWIQSLWDIGLYPFRPPFVYNVENRYFVTFPFTFPLVTAPFHALLGFRGLYVVPLVSTWALWFSFYSACQRLKLGTIRTSIALVVLIFTAPLSLYSAMYWEHTLAVALAFHGLALALVPPVKGLSTRDAIFSGGLIGLSVWFRPEFLCLVGIMLVWLAVTQTKPLKEFSFVGQKAIAIAISMMLSVAIFFGINLLVYQHPLGIHSVQIVEEFTLSQRLRTALDNLKQLLFSLAYYFPVVFFSLIYTFLAFLGGKSKLTPKMQVILLISILFVLAVPLIVPAGAGGKQWGPRFLLITVPLIALLVAMQLKSLMQTHQRNLQLAFMGLLAVFGLVGLYINTFLGTVDLARSYQLTVPAVAGLRSQPNSIIAMSHEYVAQILSPSLPDKTFFLTEDNEAVKRLGETLLSEGYKKFLYVCYPHRDCNTPQTSPDNLKFLQANQGFTLQFSDLGKLGKYPIYEVSIMQSSRPSDALSNQAGNEA; encoded by the coding sequence TTGATATCAAAATCAGACCTTAGGGCTAAAGAATTCTTAGGCAAGGAAACCAGAAAAGCTCCACGATTTAGTATTCCGCTCATCGTCATTTTTGTTGGCATTCTATTTTCTTTGTGCTTGCAAACTTTGGTGCCAAATGATGTTTTTTACAGTGGTGATGGTGGGTTGAAAGCTTTGTTGGCGCAACAATTTAGTGCTGGAAGCTTTCACTTTGATCTGCGGCTACCTGTAAATACCTGGATACAAAGCCTATGGGACATTGGGCTATATCCCTTTCGGCCTCCCTTTGTCTACAACGTAGAGAACCGTTACTTCGTTACCTTCCCTTTTACCTTCCCGCTGGTAACTGCTCCTTTTCATGCTCTGTTGGGCTTTAGAGGGCTCTATGTCGTTCCTTTAGTTTCTACTTGGGCACTTTGGTTTAGTTTTTACTCAGCCTGCCAACGCTTGAAGCTAGGTACGATTAGGACTTCGATCGCTCTAGTCGTCCTGATCTTTACAGCTCCCTTGTCCTTGTATAGTGCGATGTATTGGGAGCATACATTGGCTGTGGCTTTAGCGTTTCACGGTTTAGCTTTAGCGCTCGTTCCTCCTGTTAAGGGTCTCTCTACTAGAGATGCAATTTTCAGTGGAGGATTGATTGGCTTATCTGTATGGTTTAGACCAGAGTTTTTATGCCTGGTTGGGATCATGCTTGTGTGGCTAGCTGTCACTCAAACCAAACCATTAAAAGAATTTAGTTTTGTTGGGCAGAAGGCGATCGCGATCGCGATTAGTATGATGCTGTCAGTGGCAATATTTTTTGGGATCAATCTGCTGGTTTATCAGCATCCTTTGGGAATTCATTCTGTTCAAATCGTTGAAGAATTCACTTTGAGCCAACGCTTGCGAACGGCATTAGATAATCTTAAGCAGTTGCTATTTAGTCTTGCTTACTATTTTCCAGTTGTTTTCTTTTCCCTAATTTATACCTTTCTGGCCTTTTTAGGAGGTAAGTCGAAACTGACTCCTAAAATGCAGGTGATTTTGCTCATCAGCATTTTATTTGTTCTAGCCGTGCCTCTGATTGTGCCTGCCGGTGCAGGTGGTAAACAATGGGGACCACGTTTCTTGTTAATCACAGTTCCACTGATTGCTTTGCTAGTAGCGATGCAACTGAAATCGTTAATGCAGACTCATCAACGAAACTTGCAGTTGGCATTCATGGGACTGCTGGCTGTATTTGGGTTGGTGGGCTTGTATATCAATACTTTTCTGGGAACGGTCGATTTAGCTCGTAGTTACCAGCTCACCGTACCCGCAGTAGCAGGATTGCGATCGCAACCAAACTCCATCATTGCGATGTCTCATGAGTACGTGGCTCAAATCCTTTCTCCCTCTCTACCTGACAAAACCTTTTTCTTAACTGAAGATAACGAAGCTGTGAAGCGTCTCGGTGAAACACTGTTGTCTGAGGGATATAAAAAGTTTTTGTATGTTTGTTATCCCCATCGTGATTGCAATACCCCTCAAACTAGCCCTGATAATTTAAAGTTTCTGCAAGCAAATCAGGGATTTACACTACAGTTCTCGGATTTGGGTAAGTTGGGTAAGTATCCCATCTATGAAGTATCGATCATGCAGAGTTCTAGACCCTCAGACGCTCTATCTAACCAAGCTGGAAATGAGGCATAG
- a CDS encoding MBOAT family protein — translation MNFSEFSFWWILLLFSIPFFTVRLVAQSFNLWRPAFDGLGLAAMSLFLFVNASRSSFLIFVFEIIFNYIMVRLMLRRQGWTAKIIATSVIAIDIAILAYFKYLNFFVEDVVGLLLPGAAASWRSQGEIPGMGAIPPGLSFYTFQMVAFVVDSFTSKKKRPIGVIDYVNFVSFFPQVVAGPIERRADLFPQIEGFRFKFTLDNFEAGLRWLSLGLFMKFVLADNISPYIDLEEASNAWLVWFSAYLFTLRIYFDFAGYSFIALGLAKFVGIRLTTNFLAPYTSQSINEFWRRWHVTLSTWFRDYVFLPLMGSKKQWAPFFLFLTFTLSGFWHGAAWNFILWGAYHGLLLLVLRYAGRPFYSFVGQRLLMPQFISWALTFGSVILGCLFFMETNVRRLGTKLQTLVNPEAYSFSNISSAFSSFSTNEAVVLALTLGLATLVLLLEHIAVWQKRESEYDLLTSPWVSRALLALTVLLAANTPSQFIYFEF, via the coding sequence TTGAACTTTTCGGAATTCTCCTTCTGGTGGATACTGTTACTCTTTAGTATTCCATTTTTTACAGTTCGCTTGGTCGCCCAGTCCTTTAACCTGTGGCGACCTGCCTTCGACGGCCTTGGCCTAGCTGCGATGTCATTGTTTTTGTTCGTCAATGCATCGCGCTCAAGTTTTCTCATCTTTGTCTTTGAAATTATCTTCAACTACATCATGGTGCGGCTAATGCTGCGTCGCCAAGGATGGACAGCGAAAATAATTGCCACCAGTGTGATTGCGATCGATATTGCCATCCTCGCTTACTTCAAGTACCTCAACTTCTTTGTCGAAGATGTAGTAGGGCTACTATTGCCAGGGGCGGCCGCTAGCTGGAGGTCACAAGGGGAAATTCCAGGTATGGGAGCAATTCCGCCAGGTCTTTCCTTCTATACCTTTCAAATGGTCGCTTTTGTCGTTGACTCCTTCACTAGCAAGAAGAAGCGCCCGATCGGGGTAATTGATTATGTCAACTTTGTCTCCTTTTTCCCCCAGGTTGTCGCAGGCCCAATTGAGCGCCGCGCAGATCTGTTTCCCCAAATCGAAGGATTTCGGTTCAAATTTACCTTGGATAACTTTGAGGCGGGCTTAAGATGGCTGTCGCTCGGCTTGTTCATGAAGTTTGTTCTCGCTGATAATATCTCTCCCTACATCGATTTAGAAGAAGCCAGTAATGCATGGCTGGTTTGGTTTTCGGCCTATCTATTTACTTTAAGAATTTATTTTGACTTTGCTGGCTACAGTTTTATCGCGCTAGGACTTGCCAAGTTTGTCGGGATTAGGCTGACAACTAATTTCCTGGCTCCTTATACATCCCAAAGCATCAACGAGTTCTGGCGGCGGTGGCATGTCACCCTCAGTACTTGGTTCCGAGATTATGTGTTTTTGCCGCTAATGGGTTCTAAGAAACAGTGGGCTCCTTTCTTTTTGTTTCTGACTTTTACCCTCTCTGGATTTTGGCATGGAGCCGCTTGGAACTTCATCCTTTGGGGTGCCTATCACGGTCTATTGCTGCTTGTTCTTCGCTATGCAGGACGACCTTTTTATAGCTTTGTAGGTCAGCGATTGCTCATGCCCCAGTTTATTTCTTGGGCCTTGACCTTCGGATCAGTCATCCTCGGATGTCTGTTTTTCATGGAAACTAATGTACGCCGTTTAGGCACCAAGCTACAGACCTTAGTTAACCCGGAAGCCTACTCTTTTAGCAACATTAGCAGTGCGTTTAGCTCGTTTAGTACTAACGAGGCTGTCGTTCTCGCTCTCACTCTGGGGCTGGCAACCTTAGTGCTGTTACTTGAACATATAGCAGTTTGGCAGAAACGCGAATCTGAGTATGACCTGCTAACTTCTCCTTGGGTGTCACGGGCTTTATTGGCTTTGACAGTCTTATTGGCTGCAAACACTCCTTCTCAGTTTATTTACTTTGAGTTCTAA
- a CDS encoding DCC1-like thiol-disulfide oxidoreductase family protein has protein sequence MVTEAQKPKSLLRTKLEELFGLDLRSLAVFRIGLALLILTDLIIRSGDLVAHYTDAGVLPRSLLTEALWKPGYWSIHLISGQPLVQALIFLVAGLIALALLVGYQTRLAAIASWALIISLHNRNPTLIFAADDVLRALLFWCMFLPLGAYYSIDRALNTSSKPLPKRILSGATLALTFQICFVYWFSAAFKTTSPIWWPQGDAVYYALSFDQYATQFGKFLLNFPPLLTFFTLSTLLLEWIGPLFLFVPFRTTWFRCGTIITFILLHIGFGVSLHIGIFPMLSIFCWLVFIPSEVWDRWGKRLYTAERAGLQIYYDRECGFCKKVVHLLRTFLLLPNIPLLMAQEDPSIFADMQTYNSWVVVDWQERRHYKFEAIAYICSLSPVFRILTPVLRWRPVMSVGTKFYETIATNRRTAGKFTKPFKFRPLEVRSSRPLNLITLLLFAYTFIWNLRSFAPDVFNRRTLNSVDGISRVTRLNQSWSIFAPAPPRDDGWHVIPGQLADGTEVDVFKDGAPVSYEKPSLKVRNDLYRNMQWRSYLINLNRAIGKKLYPYYGEYLCRDWNARHQGAKQIRSLEVFFMKERTVPPGQTQTVEKTQAWQQSCSQPNQP, from the coding sequence ATGGTGACTGAGGCGCAAAAACCTAAATCCCTACTGAGAACCAAGCTAGAAGAACTGTTCGGCTTAGACTTGCGCTCATTAGCTGTGTTTCGCATTGGCTTAGCACTGCTCATTCTCACCGATTTGATCATTCGTTCCGGAGATCTGGTCGCCCACTACACAGATGCTGGTGTCTTGCCGCGATCGCTACTCACCGAGGCTCTCTGGAAACCAGGCTATTGGTCTATTCACCTGATCAGCGGTCAGCCCCTGGTTCAAGCCTTGATCTTCTTAGTGGCTGGTCTGATTGCTCTGGCTTTGTTGGTGGGCTACCAAACCCGACTCGCCGCGATCGCCTCTTGGGCACTGATCATCTCCCTCCATAACCGTAATCCCACTCTGATTTTTGCGGCAGATGATGTCCTGCGGGCCTTACTATTTTGGTGCATGTTTCTGCCGCTAGGCGCTTACTATTCTATCGATCGCGCCCTCAACACCTCTTCTAAACCTCTGCCTAAACGGATACTCTCTGGCGCTACCCTGGCCCTCACTTTCCAAATCTGCTTTGTCTATTGGTTTTCTGCGGCTTTCAAAACCACCAGCCCGATTTGGTGGCCTCAAGGCGATGCCGTCTACTACGCCTTGAGCTTTGATCAGTACGCCACTCAGTTTGGTAAATTTCTGCTGAACTTCCCGCCCTTACTTACCTTTTTTACCTTAAGCACTCTGCTACTAGAGTGGATAGGGCCATTGTTTCTCTTTGTGCCGTTCCGCACCACCTGGTTCCGCTGTGGCACCATTATCACGTTTATCTTGCTGCATATTGGTTTCGGTGTCAGTCTTCATATCGGCATCTTTCCAATGTTGAGTATCTTTTGCTGGCTAGTGTTTATCCCTAGCGAGGTTTGGGACCGTTGGGGGAAACGCCTGTATACAGCAGAGCGAGCTGGATTACAGATTTACTACGACCGTGAATGCGGCTTCTGCAAAAAAGTGGTGCATTTACTCCGAACTTTTCTGCTGCTGCCCAATATCCCCTTACTCATGGCGCAGGAAGATCCCAGCATCTTTGCGGATATGCAAACCTACAACTCCTGGGTGGTCGTAGATTGGCAAGAACGTAGACATTACAAGTTTGAGGCGATCGCCTATATTTGTTCTCTTTCCCCTGTGTTCAGGATCTTGACTCCGGTGCTGCGGTGGCGACCTGTGATGTCTGTGGGAACTAAGTTTTATGAAACCATTGCCACCAATCGTCGTACTGCCGGGAAGTTCACCAAACCCTTCAAATTCCGTCCTTTAGAGGTGCGATCGTCACGGCCCCTGAATCTCATCACCTTATTGCTATTTGCTTACACCTTTATTTGGAATCTCAGAAGCTTTGCTCCGGATGTTTTTAATCGCAGAACCCTGAATTCTGTGGATGGAATTAGCCGAGTCACCCGACTCAATCAGTCATGGAGTATCTTCGCCCCCGCTCCACCGAGAGATGATGGTTGGCATGTGATTCCGGGTCAGCTAGCCGATGGCACAGAAGTAGATGTGTTTAAAGATGGCGCACCTGTGTCCTATGAAAAGCCCAGCCTCAAGGTGCGGAATGACCTTTATCGCAACATGCAATGGCGCAGCTACTTGATTAATCTCAACCGAGCGATCGGTAAAAAGCTGTATCCCTACTATGGCGAATATCTATGCCGCGACTGGAACGCCCGACATCAAGGCGCAAAACAGATCCGGAGTTTAGAAGTTTTCTTCATGAAGGAGAGAACGGTTCCACCCGGACAAACCCAAACCGTAGAGAAAACCCAAGCTTGGCAACAGTCCTGCTCCCAGCCTAATCAACCATAG
- a CDS encoding acyl carrier protein has translation MQLQNSSYKPSEVSSPIALRDRTTETSPAEAIQQWLVSQLAKQLSLDPNNVKVQEPLTRYGLDSIDAVTLVGELEDWLDLELPSTLLWDYPTVEKAATFLVQEFDIATALNQVKTEPIAAASQEKTEKSSGWGGLWNRISGS, from the coding sequence ATGCAACTTCAGAACTCCAGCTACAAGCCTAGCGAAGTTTCGAGCCCAATCGCTTTACGCGATCGAACCACAGAAACTTCTCCAGCAGAAGCAATTCAACAGTGGCTGGTCAGCCAATTGGCAAAGCAGTTATCCCTTGATCCCAACAACGTTAAGGTTCAAGAACCTCTCACTCGCTACGGCTTAGACTCTATTGATGCCGTAACTCTAGTAGGAGAGCTAGAAGATTGGCTGGATCTAGAACTCCCTTCTACTTTGTTGTGGGATTACCCCACTGTGGAGAAAGCAGCCACCTTCTTGGTGCAAGAGTTTGATATAGCCACGGCCCTGAACCAGGTCAAGACCGAGCCAATAGCCGCTGCTTCTCAGGAGAAAACAGAGAAATCTTCTGGTTGGGGTGGCCTGTGGAATCGGATTAGTGGTAGCTAA
- a CDS encoding acyl-CoA dehydrogenase family protein, producing the protein MHPLKQYWVAEALERDLGDPFNPDSLMSFQQVVELDEQENFPTDLLNWLYNWKLNHYYIPTACGGEFTSFEEFIAFVRVMSRRDLTTAISFTTLFWSYLVWMAGTDEQKQRLASFIKDHNGAMCLAYSERAHGSDLVASDVQASKVTGGYLLNGEKWPINRATISGVTFVLAKTDDSGGARSLSLFMVEKSQLDPSTYYNLPKILTHGIRGSDMSGIGFKDCFVSESSRIGAEGAGLEWALKGFQITRALCAAFSQGAADTALRTTLNFALGRKLYGKTVFDMPQPRRTLVDAFLDILICDCATIGAARGFHVIPEQFSVWSAVVKYFVTTTLENMVTNVSVVLGARYYMRDAHDWGIFQKVVRDNAIISVFDGSTVVNLHALLLQLRQLAKQRSRQKNRNLEALQARLAACFSLDQSVPTFDGRKLELFSRGADDVLQGLELALEKLRSLETDPNLDSGVLQQIGGFTHLLLEELSALDQSLENSTFEFGHDQSPELFDLAKQYCTLHAAAACVHTWLHNRHHLGAFFARGEWLALCLRKLALSFRPAHSLASRINDEAIAQELLQLHMENKLFSIVPFQLATSKVKEDQTNATSELQLQA; encoded by the coding sequence ATGCATCCACTCAAACAATACTGGGTCGCGGAAGCCCTTGAACGAGATTTAGGAGATCCCTTTAATCCAGATAGCCTGATGTCTTTTCAGCAGGTGGTAGAACTGGACGAGCAGGAGAATTTTCCTACAGATCTGCTTAATTGGCTCTATAACTGGAAGCTCAATCATTACTACATACCCACTGCATGTGGGGGTGAATTTACCTCCTTTGAGGAGTTCATCGCCTTCGTCCGGGTCATGTCTCGTCGAGATTTGACAACTGCTATCAGCTTCACCACGCTGTTTTGGTCTTATCTGGTTTGGATGGCAGGCACGGATGAACAGAAGCAACGGTTAGCCAGCTTCATCAAAGATCACAACGGTGCGATGTGTCTGGCTTATTCCGAAAGGGCACATGGCAGCGATTTGGTCGCTAGCGATGTGCAGGCAAGCAAAGTAACCGGAGGCTATCTCCTTAATGGAGAAAAGTGGCCGATTAATCGAGCGACGATCTCCGGTGTTACCTTCGTCTTGGCTAAGACCGATGACTCAGGGGGAGCCCGCAGCTTATCCCTATTCATGGTGGAGAAAAGCCAACTTGATCCCAGCACTTACTACAACCTGCCCAAGATCCTGACTCATGGCATTCGCGGTTCTGACATGAGCGGCATTGGATTTAAAGACTGCTTTGTCTCAGAGTCTAGCCGTATCGGGGCAGAGGGAGCAGGTCTAGAATGGGCGCTTAAAGGATTCCAAATTACTCGCGCCCTTTGTGCCGCCTTTTCTCAGGGAGCCGCAGATACCGCTCTCAGAACTACCCTCAACTTTGCGCTGGGCCGTAAGCTCTACGGCAAGACTGTTTTTGACATGCCCCAACCTCGGCGAACTTTGGTTGACGCTTTCTTAGACATTTTGATCTGCGATTGCGCCACCATTGGAGCTGCCAGAGGTTTCCATGTCATCCCTGAACAGTTCAGCGTTTGGTCGGCAGTGGTGAAATACTTTGTCACGACCACGCTAGAGAACATGGTGACGAATGTTTCGGTGGTGCTGGGGGCTCGCTACTATATGCGCGACGCTCATGACTGGGGCATCTTCCAAAAAGTTGTGCGAGACAACGCCATCATCAGCGTGTTTGATGGTAGCACTGTAGTCAACTTACATGCCCTACTGCTGCAACTGCGACAACTGGCAAAACAGCGATCGCGCCAGAAGAATCGTAATCTGGAAGCTTTGCAAGCTCGTCTGGCAGCTTGTTTCTCCCTAGACCAATCAGTTCCCACATTTGACGGTCGCAAATTGGAGCTGTTTAGTCGCGGTGCAGATGATGTCTTACAAGGTCTGGAATTAGCGCTAGAAAAGCTGCGAAGCCTAGAAACAGATCCTAATCTCGATTCTGGCGTATTGCAACAAATTGGTGGGTTCACTCATCTCCTTTTAGAAGAACTCAGCGCTCTAGATCAGAGCTTAGAGAACTCTACTTTTGAGTTTGGGCACGACCAATCGCCAGAGTTGTTTGACCTGGCTAAACAATATTGCACCTTACATGCCGCCGCAGCTTGTGTGCATACGTGGCTCCACAACCGCCATCATTTGGGTGCATTTTTTGCCAGGGGTGAATGGCTAGCGCTCTGCCTCAGAAAGCTGGCCCTCTCATTCCGCCCTGCTCACAGTCTTGCTTCTCGAATTAACGACGAAGCGATCGCTCAGGAGCTTCTACAGCTTCACATGGAGAACAAGCTCTTTTCCATCGTTCCTTTTCAATTAGCAACATCAAAAGTAAAAGAGGATCAAACTAATGCAACTTCAGAACTCCAGCTACAAGCCTAG